The nucleotide sequence TTGCAGTCCAGAGAATGGCATCCGTCTTCTCCGGTGCATTCCTAAACAAGTCCTCCGCCGCGCCCATGTCTCCAGAGCTCGCAAGAGCAGCAACCATTGCATTCCAGGAAACAGCATTCCTCACCGGCATGGCCCGGAACATGGCCTCGGCGTCCTCGATGGCCCCGTTCTTGGAGAGCCCGGAGACCATGGTGTTCCAGGACGTGACGTCCCTGACGGGCATCGTGGAGAAGACTCTCCACGCGCCATCAATGTCGCCGCAGGCGAAGTGGCAGGACAGGAGCGTGTTGTAGGAGACGGCGTCCGGGTGCGGGATACTGTCGAACAAGCGGCGCGCGTCCGCGAGGCGGCCGAGACCGGGCGCCTTCGCGTATCCCGCGAGGAGGCAGTTGTAGGTGGTCGTGGTCTTGTGCTGCGTCGACGCGAAGGCCTCCTCGGCGCCGGCGAGGTCCCCGCGGCGGACGGCCGCCGCGACGGCCACGGTGGTGAGAGGGCGGGCGACGGCCAGAAGAGAAGGCCGCAGGATCATTTCACGTTCGCCTCAGACTCACACCCCGTCTGGAGACTGGCATGGCGGGAGTTTGGAGGCTACGGCGGCGGCGATGGGCGGAAGGAGGGCGAATTCCGCCGTCATGTACTCCGTTAGGATCGTCGGCGGCTAGTGTCGTAGCCGACGGACCAACGGGGGGAAAATCGAGCATGTGCTGCTGGGCCAAATGGCAGTGGCCCGGAGTTGGTTCTGTGGGCTCTTCTTAGAACTCTGTCTGACCGGAGCATCTACTCCAAGTGGAGACGGCAGGGCAAACCGCCAAAGTCTCGTGTTCCATGCTCAACTGGGAACACACAGTACAGTGGTGGGCGGTGGCTGCTCCCAAGATGCCAATTCAAAGCTGAGACCGGAGAGGCGGCTGCAGTAGTGCACGCCAAAGCTGCGTTGACCTGACCACCTGCTAGGCTGCTGCTACCCACAAGCCCACAACCCACCCGACTCTTCCCCAGTGATTCTCGCTACTTTGTGTGTTTCCATTCCCACAGAGGCGGGACGGCCAGGAGCAGCGTCCGCGGCGGGAGCAACCACCCACCGCTGTTCGTGATGGAGAAACCGACGCGGATGCCGACGTACGCTTACCGGCTGTTCGCGAGCACGGTCCTCGCGGGGGTTCTCCTGGTATGGCTGTACAGAGCCACGCACGTGCCGCCGAGGAGCAGCGGCGCCCGGTGGTGGGCGTGGCTTGGGCTCTCCGCGGCCGAGCTCTGGTTCGGCTTCTACTGGGTGCTGACGCTGTCCGTGCGGTGGAGCCCCGTCTACCGCCGCGCCTTCCCGGACCAGCTCTCGCGAAGGTACTGGCCCTGGAGCGGCTGTTTGTGTTAGTTTGTCATCTGACTAAGGTCTTTAAATACAGGCGTAAAGTTTTAAGGTGTTACATCGAGTATCATATGGAGATGTTGAATGGGgtattcggatattaataaaaaaataaattacagaatctatCGGTAAACCGCGAGACggatttattaaacctaattaatcggtcattagcacatgtgttactgtagcaccgtaTTGTCAAATCctgaactaattagacttaaaagattcgtctcgtaaattagtcgcaaactatgtaattagttattttttagcctatatttaatactccatgcatgtatccaaacattcgatgtgatatggTGTAAACTTTTGGGAAACTAAAAGGCCTAACTGAATTTCTGCATTCACTAACTGAATTTGACATTTATTTGGAACTGTGGGCATGAAGCAATCACTACCTCCCTGCCTAACCTGCTAGAGTTATGACTGCTATTGAGGCAATTAAGCTAAACATGCATCCTCCTAGACTATTGTAGGTATTGAAATGCTGCACATTCCAAGCTTGTTCCATGGCAGTGTTGTCCATGACGAGTAGCGGCTTTGTACCTATGAAGTTCTATCTTTCCCGATGCTGAATTTTCAGCTAAACGTTGACTATAAACAGGTACAAGGAAGAGCAGCTTCCTGGGGTGGACATATTTGTGTGTACAGCAGACCCCACTGTTGAGCCGCCAATGCTTGTCATCTCCACAGTCCTATCTGTTATGGCTTACGACTACCCGCAGGAGAAGTTGAACATCTATTTGTCTGATGATGCTGGTTCCATCATAACATTATATGCTCTATATGAGGCATCAGAGTTTGCAAAGCACTGGCTTCCATTTTGCAAGAAGGACCAAGTGGAGCCCAGGTCACCAGCTGCCTACTTTGGTAAAGAAGCTACCCCTCCTGATGCATGTGACCGTAAAGAGTGGTTTTCCTTGAAGGTAGTGTGTACATTTTCAATGTATTCTATGTAATATAGCTCATCTTAACCTAATTTTTATTTTGCTACTTCCTGCCACATTAACTTGCACTATGGTGGCCTTCCATATATGTTCTGTGATACTGAAACCAGCAAGCTTATGCATATTatctttctttttctgtttttgtTCTGTAGGAGATGCACAAAGATTTGGCAGATCGAGTGAATTCAGTCGTTAATTCAGGGAAGATCCCTGATGTTTCAAAATACAAGCTTAGGGGCTTCTCCAAGTGGAGCGAGAATACAAGTTTTAGAGATCACCCTTCAATAGTTCAGGTGAAGGTTATGGTATAAGTGGTCTGCTCAGAGCGATACTACTAGGAGAAGGATCTGATGGTTCAATTTAAAATTTAACTAGTAGTCCAGTACATCTGCGGAATGTTTGAAACAGTTATGTAAGAAAACTAATATTTAACAAGTATGAATAATATTCCAAGCCAACTGAAATAACAAGTTTTGCAGATAACCCTTCCAATAATATTTTTATTCCATTATCTATCAAATTTTAGTCTTAGCAATACAAGCCTGGCATGGTTCATATGCACTCATTAGTGAATTGCTatgaattttgttttttttttgtattcaTCATTTTTGTGGTTTCTTCTGATCAAAGAGTTCTCAATTGCTAGATTTTAATTGATGGAAACAAAAGAAAAGCAACTGATGTCGATGGAAATGTGTTGCCCACACTGGTTTATATGGCTCATGAGAAGAGGCCTCAGGAACATCATCACTTCAAGGCTGGATCACTGAATGCTTTGGTGGGTATTTTGGCCTCTATTTATTATAGCCCATGATTTTCACCAAATGTCTTACTTGAATCAATCTTTCTTATGTTTACATAATTCCTTAATTAAGGTTGATGGTgcagataagggtatcatcagtgATAAGCAACAGCCCAGTCATTATGAATGTGGACTGTGATATGTACTCTAACAATTCAGGGTCTATCAGAGATGCATTGTGTTTCTTCCAAGATGAAGAGCAAGGTCAAGATATTGCTTTTGTTCAGTATCCTCAGAACTTTGAAAATGTGGTGCACAATGACATCTATGGCAATCCCATCAACACCGTCAATGAGGTCAATAAAAATTTAATATAGCACCTCTTAGAATTTGAATGCAGGGCTTACCTATGTCTTGAGCTGAAAACACACCACTAACCCTGTTTTTTTTCGTTTAATTGAATTGGTCTTCAGTTAGATCATCCTTGCTTGGATGGATGGGGTGGAATGTATTACTATGGCACAGGATGCTTCCATCGGAGAGAGGCTCTATGTGGGCGAATATATAGTCGAGACTCCAGACTACAAGGAAGATTGGACTAGGGTGGTGAGGAAAACTGATGTCAGTGACTTGGACGGGATGGCTGAATCACTTGTGACTTGCACATATGAGCACAACACCCTTTGGGGAGTCGAGGTAGATCTCTATACAAAATTCTGAAAATCCTGGTACTGTGGTTGAAGTCACACTTTGCCCCACTTTGTTACTTTAAGATCACAGAATTTTCTCACTTCATGTATGGGACCATATCTTACTGAGTTCAAGTTGCTGAATTACAGAAGGGAATTAGATATGGTTGCCCACTGGAAGATGTTATTACAGGATTGCAGATCCAGTGCCGTGGGTGGACATCAGTTTACCACAACCCGCCGAGAAAGGGCCTTTTAGGCATGGCCCCGACCTCACTAGGACAGATCCTGGTTCAGCACAAGAGATGGACAGAAGGGTTCCTCCAGATCTCCCTCTCAAAGTACAGCCCGTTTCTGCTAGGTCACATGAAGATCAGGCTGGGCCTTCAAATGGGTTACTCCGTCTGCGGGTTCTGGGCTCTTAACAGCTTCCCCACCTTGTACTATGTCACCATCCCTTCACTTTGCTTCCTCAATGGCATCTCATTGTTCCCTGAGGTGAGTTGACATATATTTCGCTGCTTCTTTCTATATGCACTTTGGCCAAATTCTAAAAGAGAACGTGCATCTGCAATCTACTCAACCCAGATAACCAGTCCCTGGTTTGTACCGTTTGCATACGTTGTTGTGGCTGCATACTCCTGCAGTTTGGTGGAGTCACTGCAATGTGGCGACACTGCTGTAGAGTGGTGGAACGCACAAAGGATGTGGCTTTTCAGAAGAATCACCTCATACCTCTTGGCCGCCATCGACACAATCCGCAGAATGCTTGGCATCACTGAGTCAGGATTCACCCTGACAGCGAAGGTGACTGATTCACAGGCCCTAGAGAGGTACAAGAAGGGGATGATGGAGTTCGGACCCTTCTCCGCAATGTTTGTGATCATTGCAACCGTCGCACTGCTTAACCTGGCATGCATGATGCTCGGGGTggcaaaagttttgttgcataaAGGAGCGATGAGTTTGGGAGCTATGTTTGTGCAGGCTGTTCTACGTGCGCTAATAGTCGCGATCAATTTCCCAGTGTATGAAGCACTGTTCCTCCGCAACGACAGTGGCAGATTACCAGCTTCCGTCAGTCTAGTTTCGCTCTGCATTGTATTGCCATTCTGTATACTGCCAACCAACTTGTAGATGTGAAGCTGGTgaagatatatatttttttgaaatcCGATGGTGAAAGTTATAAGAATTGTACTAATATAATGTATTTCCAAGAGAACCTAAACAGCTATAACATGTTCCTCTACAGATCTGAAAACGTCGCTGCATTTTGTTTGTCAGGGTGGTGGCGCATAACTTTGTTCAGTCACTACAATACTTTGTTCAGTCACTACAATCTGAGAATTCGTTGACCTGGTTTGGTCAGAGCCGAAACAAATTTATCCTCGCCGAAGTTACAGCAAAATGCAGCAGGATTATTGTGGAGTAACAGATTCACTGATAACGTTGAGGAAGGGTTACACCATAAAGAAGGGGCGAGAAAAAGAAAATTACAAGCAGACATCAACTTGAACTGATACAGCTAAGGATGCTATAAGCAGACACCCATCAGAGTAATTTTCTCATTTGCAACGGCTATACATAGTGCCCCTGTCACTGGCAAGTAGTAGGATTGGATTCGAAGAGCTCATTTCATGGCCAGTCTGCCAGCGACAGAGCTACACATAACCATCACAGAATAGCACCAGACTGCAGCATTGCACAGCTCATGAGCTTCCTCAAGATTGTGTGGGACTGGGCGAGACACAGCAGAACCATTTCTTCTGCAAGTTGGAGAGATCACAACGCATGCATGATTATGAATATCGGTGACTAGCTAGCACAGGAATTAATGGTAACGGGAATGGCCAAATAAATCTACGAGATGGATGGATGCGTACCGATGCGTTGGTCCTGGAGTTGTAGGAGGTCATCTTCTCGGTCCTGGAGTCCTTGCTGTCAGCCGACGCCGACCTGTTGGTGATGTGGCCTGGTTTGGTCGGGGCTTTCTTCTCATCCCTGGCTTTGCTGAAGATAACCGTGAACCCGTCGGCAGAGGCCGGGTTGTTGACGTCCCATTCGCCGAACTTGGGTATAGTGCGGCCAGCGTCGTCCTTCGCCACCTGATCAGCACAACAGCTATATGCTATTACTAATGTGAATGTATAATGCTACTTCGTTTCCTCCTGATTAGAACGTCAATTCGTCATTGCCTGCCTTGCCCCGGGGGAACCATTGTTCAATGCTAAATTTGTAGAAAACCAGCCAGATAGCAGATGGTCACACCTTCACCTCGATGTGAACATCCGTTTCACATCCGTATACATGATTTGTCAATGGGATCGATCGCTCAACAATTTAAAAGTGAGGGATCAGGAACCACAGTTTGTTGATCATGACATGCTTGCCAATTTGAATGAACAGGCGTTGTTAGTAGTCATCAGTTATCCATTTTGCCAAACTTATGGATCCTTATCATCGTAATTGGTATCTAGATATTCATCCCTGCATTTAGGTGCCGATTTTGTAAAAGAaaatttcatgccaatccaatgtGACAAGCATGTTTTCATCATGCGAACAATCTTTAATTCAAGCCAAGATAGACGAATAATGCAGGCAttataaaaaagaagaagaaaaaggcagCAACGATGTGATCGATTGTAAGGCGGAGGAGATTTGCACTCACCGACATAATTTTGGGTGTCGCAGCGTCCTTCAGCCGGAGTCACAGAAAAATTTGCCCTTGCTTGTGATCCGACGCGCTAGAGTTTCTGGGGCAAAATTTTCCCCGGGGCCCGGGATGAGAGGAGAGGGGAAGGATTGGCCACAACCACAAACAACAGGAAGCGACGAAGGCGGAGCGCAACAGCAGCCTCCTACGCGTATCTTATATATACCTATTAATGGCATGTTTTGCATGCAAAGGCTGCCTAAAATTGATCAACTTTTAAATTAAACGAtgttttgccttttttttttttgagttcgTGTTTTGGAATTGTTTCGGCACACCAGCGCGAGAGCGAGCTGTTCATCCAGCCACACGGCCCTGGCAGGTGGGTCCTCCGGGCTTTGGGTGCGCGAGGTGGGCCACTGGGATGGGTTGGGCTGGGCTGCAAGAGGAGTAATGACTCATGATGTTAAATTGGCCCGGCCCAATGGATACTCCGTGTGAGATCGACGTGGCGCGAGGGAGGACCCGCGTGTCAAAGTGCCGTTAGGAGCAATGGTCAGTGCTTCGAAAATTTAGCAGCAGCTTTGCTAATTTTCGCTGAGAAATTAAAACCATACTCCTTCTGTCATGATGAAATATATGCTTCATGTCAAATCATCGTAAAGAGTTCACTGCTAATAAAGGATACTAATAAAGGATTCACCGCAACATACTCCTTTCATTTAAATTTATAGGTCGCTATGAATGGGGATGTGGTCCAGTGGTAGGCATGTCCAGGTTCTGGTGATCGTACTTTTTTCTGGAAATTTTCTAGAAATTTCAGGGTACAAGCATACGTGCGCGTTTCCCATGCACTGACGCGCATGCATGTGTGTGGGTTGTATGCGTCCAAGTTGTACCTGATAAAAAAGATTATAGGTCGCTCTAAATTTTCTTGATACATAGAAAAAGTTATATACTTAAATAAGTTAgtcaacttataatttagaatctGTGAAGGATTCATTGTTATTATATGTCTCTTAAGTATAATGATGAGATGTAGAGCAATCACATCGGTATGCATCCGTCTTCTATCTAGAataagcctgttcgctggttggtttctgaactGATAAATCCGACTaatgctaatttattgtgagagaaaaataatattgatTAGTTGATAaaccctgactgaaaccaaccagcgaactgAATGTAAAAAGTCAAAGGTTGTTCTCATCATTATTCGAGGCCTTAAAATAAAAAAGGTACTACGAAAGACCTCCTTAAAATAAAAAAGGTTGTTCTCTATCAAGAGCCCTCCTTATTTGACAAGGTGGGCCCTGCCCATCATTGGCTCTCCTCTCATTCTTCTCATCCACTCTCTCACTCTACTCTCTATAGTAATTAATAACGAAAGACCGAAGACGTCTGCCGCCGCTAATCACGCGCGCGACCGCGACTCTCGCAGAGACTGCCACGCCCGATCGCCCGTCCCTCGCCTGCCTGCGGCACGCCTGATCCGACCGCCGGCGGCGCGGGGCGGATGCGGCGGACAAGGCGGACGCGGGGTCGACGCGACGCACGTCGCTTCATCTCCGAGCACCGAGAAGATACCGGCGAAGGCTGGGCGAGGCCGTGGTACAGGCGTCGTAGGTCGGGGACGCGGCAAGGTCGCTGGGGCGCGGCTCTGCTCCAGCCTCCGGGCGCCGGAGAGCCGGCAAGCCGCGGGCGCGGGGCGCGGACAGGTCGCGTGCAACGGGTGGCCGCGGCGGTCAGC is from Miscanthus floridulus cultivar M001 chromosome 7, ASM1932011v1, whole genome shotgun sequence and encodes:
- the LOC136467586 gene encoding protein NOI4-like; its protein translation is MSVAKDDAGRTIPKFGEWDVNNPASADGFTVIFSKARDEKKAPTKPGHITNRSASADSKDSRTEKMTSYNSRTNASKKWFCCVSPSPTQS